In a single window of the Zea mays cultivar B73 chromosome 5, Zm-B73-REFERENCE-NAM-5.0, whole genome shotgun sequence genome:
- the LOC118471885 gene encoding LOW QUALITY PROTEIN: exosome complex component RRP42-like (The sequence of the model RefSeq protein was modified relative to this genomic sequence to represent the inferred CDS: inserted 1 base in 1 codon): MVGLSEGEKHFIRXGIAQDFRTDGRRRLQFRSLSVETGVIPQANGSARVRLGATEIIASVKAELGKPSILHPDKGKVDIFVDCSPTAEPLFEGRGSEELSAELSVSLQRCLLGGKSGAGAAIDLSSLIVVDGKVCWDLYIDGLVVSSDGNLLDALAVAIKVALSDTGIPKVNVSVSAASDEEPEVDVSDEEFLQFDTSGVPIIITLTKVGRHYIVDATSEEESQMSSAVSVSVNRHGQICGLTKRGGAGLDPSVIFDMISVAKHVSQQFISLLDSEIAAAEAEEEAQ; this comes from the exons ATGGTGGGCCTCTCTGAAGGGGAGAAACACTTCATCC GCGGCATTGCACAGGACTTTCGCACTGATGGACGTAGGCGGCTGCAGTTCCGGTCCCTTTCCGTCGAAACCGGAGTCATTCCACAG GCGAATGGCTCAGCGCGTGTTAGGTTGGGGGCCACTGAAATAATCGCTAGTGTCAAG GCTGAACTAGGAAAACCAAGCATTCTTCACCCTGACAAAGGAAAAGTTGACATTTTTGTCGACTGTAGTCCAACCGCTGAGCCTCTGTTTGAG GGTAGAGGCTCTGAAGAATTGTCTGCTGAGCTCTCTGTTTCCCTGCAAAGATGCTTGTTGGGTGGTAAAAGTGGTGCTG GTGCTGCAATTGATCTGTCATCCCTAATTGTTGTTGATGGAAAGGTCTGCTGGGATCTGTACATTGATGGGCTTGTGGTCAGTTCTGATGGTAATTTGCTAGATGCGCTAGCTGTTGCGATAAAG GTTGCTTTGAGTGATACAGGTATACCAAAAGTTAATGTTTCTGTTAGTGCTGCATCTGATGAGGAACCTGAAGTTGATGTAAGTGATGAGGAATTTCTGCAGTTTGACACATCCGGTGTGCCTATTATTATTACATTAACCAAG GTGGGTCGGCACTACATCGTTGATGCCACCTCAGAGGAAGAATCCCAGATGAGTTCTGCAGTGTCGGTGTCAGTCAACAGGCATGGCCAGATATGCGGGCTTACCAAGAGGGGAGGGGCAGGGCTGGATCCAAGCGTCATCTTCGACATGATATCTGTCGCCAAGCATGTGAGCCAGCAGTTCATCTCCCTCTTGGATTCAGAGATTGCCGCCGCCGAAGCTGAAGAAGAGGCTCAGTGA
- the LOC100283919 gene encoding regulator of ribonuclease activity A isoform X1, producing MAALPLATAEVCDANPHLIMNGELRALQPIFQIYGRRQVFAGPIVTLKVYEDNVLVREFLEEKGHGRVLVVDGGGSMRCAILGGNPVQQAQNNGWAGILVNGCIRDVDEINGCDIGVRALSSHPMKANKKGMGEKHVPVNIAGTRICDGEWLYADPDGILVSRTELTV from the coding sequence ATGGCTGCCCTGCCACTGGCCACCGCCGAAGTATGCGACGCTAACCCTCACCTGATCATGAACGGCGAGCTCCGCGCGCTCCAGCCAATCTTCCAGATCTACGGACGGcgccaggtcttcgccggccccaTCGTCACGCTCAAGGTCTACGAGGACAACGTCCTGGTCCGCGAGTTCCTCGAGGAGAAAGGCCACGGTAGGGTCCTCGTggtcgacggcggcggcagcatgcGCTGCGCCATCCTTGGCGGCAACCCCGTCCAGCAGGCGCAGAACAACGGGTGGGCTGGTATCCTGGTCAACGGCTGCATCAGGGACGTGGATGAGATCAACGGCTGCGACATCGGTGTCCGGGCTCTCAGCTCGCACCCTATGAAGGCCAACAAGAAGGGGATGGGCGAGAAGCACGTCCCCGTCAACATCGCTGGAACCAGGATTTGCGACGGCGAGTGGCTCTACGCCGATCCCGATGGCATTCTTGTCTCCAGGACGGAACTCACCGTGTAG